DNA sequence from the Deinococcus malanensis genome:
CTGACGCGTGACGAGATGCTGCGCGAGGTCGAAAATATCGTGCAGGCCGTGCGCATTCCCGTGAACGCCGACATTGAGGCTGGATACGGGGACGGTCCGGCAGAGGTGGCCCGCACCGTGCGTGCCTTTGCCGCACTGGGCGTGGCAGGCCTGAACCTGGAAGACGCCACCGGCCACCCCGACCAGCCGCTGTATGCCCTGGAAGAGCAGGTGCGCCGGCTTGAGGCGGCACGTGAAGCTGCGGGCACCGTGTATCTGAACGCCCGCACCGACACCTTCCTCAGCGGCTATGGCTGCAGTGAGGCCGAACGCGTAGAGGAGACCATCCGGCGAGGCCGCGCCTACCTGCAGGTAGGCGCGGACAGCATCTTCGTCCCGCTGCTGACCGATCCGGCCGCCCTGCGTGCCGTGCGGGGCGAACTGGGCGGCCCTGTCACCGTGATGGCGTTCCCCGGCTCTCCCAGCGTGCCGGAGCTGCTCCAGGCGGGGGCCAGTCGCGTCAGCCTGGGCCAGGGCGTGATGCTGGCCATCCTTGGCCTGACGGCGCGCATTGCACGTGAATTGCAGGACGGCACCTTCGAGACCCTTCAGGAGAACTTCTACGGGTTCCAGGAGGCCGAGGCCCTGTTTATCCGCTGAATCAGCGCCGGGCCACACCAGCCAGGGTCTTTTTAAGGTGCAGAAGGGAGGGGACTGACCTTCTGCACCTCAGGTATTGCTCTGTTACCGGCCGTGTGGGGTGACGTCCATCCAGCGCTCAAGCACCTCGCCGACCTGCCCAGGACCGGTGACCAGCACCGGCACGTTCAGAGAGGCCACCGCACTGGCGGCCGGGCATTCGCCGTTGGCGCCCGCAGCTTCCTGAACGCTCCAGGCAGGGCCTTCCCAGGCCGGAAAGGCGCCACCTTCGATGTAGTTGACGCCGCCCGCGTCGTCCACGCTGCGGCCTGGCACAGTTACGGCAGGTCCGGCCGACAGGGCCACCGGGGCCACCACGATTACCCCGCGTGGTTCCAGCGCCTGCGCGGCGGTCAGCAGAGGCGTCAGGCCGTCGTGCACCAGCAACTGCACCTGTCCCTTGCCGTCCACGTCTTCCAGCGCGGCAGGAAGCTCGGCGGCCAGGTTGCTGGGGGCGGCGACCAGCCAGCGGTGTCCTCCGGCGCGGCCCTCGAAGGTCGCGCAGGCGCTGCCGTACACGTCGGACCAGGTGCGGGTGTGATTCATGCCATTCAGAATAAGCGCGGCGTGATGGTTGCCCGAGTCAGGGGGCGGAAGAAGTGCGTGGCGCCCGCTTCTCAACCCTGCTGCATATGCCGATGTGAGGGTAATAGGAATCACCTGGCGCATGCTGTACCTATGGAGCTGGTGGTGCTGATGGGCCTGCCCGGCAGTGGCAAGACAACCTTCTACCGGTCGTGCTTCGCGACCACGCACGTGCAGGTCGGCAAGGACCTGTTCCCCAACAACCGCAACAAGGCCCGGCGCCAGCAGCACCTGCTTGAGGCAGCGCTGGCGGGTGGTCTGGGCGTGGTGCTGGACAACACCAATCCCACCATGGACGACCGTGCCGCTCCTATTACCCTGGCGCACACCTACGGCGCTGCCGTCATCGGATACGTGTTTCCCCGTGACATTGCCGGCGCCCTGGAACGCAACCGTGGGCGTGAGGGCAGGGCCCGCGTCCCGGACATCGCCATCTATGCCACGGCGCAGCGCTGGCAACCGCCCTCCCTGGACGAAGGGTTCGACCTCCTGTGCTCTGTTCGCATCACACTGGAGGGCCACTTCGAGATTTCTCCCTGGAACCCTGGGGGATGACCGGCACCACAGAGTGGGGAGCACAGGACGCAGGGCGGCAACCCGATTCTGCGGTGGTCGGGGCGCCACAGAGGGTCTGAAGCACCGCGTTTCCATTACCCTGCTGGCCTATGGCCACTCCCGAGCGTTATGCCAAGATCCTCCGCGTTCTGCGGCACCGTCAGCCCACGCTGACCGTGCTGATGGACGAGGTGAACAAGCCCCACAACCTCAGCGCGATTATCCGCACCTGTGACGCCGTAGGCGTCCTGGAAGCCCACGGGGTGCCGCCCAAAGGCGGTCCGCTGGCGTCCTTCTCGGGCCACACCTACGAGGCGACCAGCGGCAGCGCCCACAAATGGGTGCCGGTGCATTCGCATCCCGACGCCGTCAGCGCTGTCCGCAGCTTGCAGGGCCAGGGCTTTCAGGTGCTGGCCACCCACCTGTCCCAGCGCAGCGTGGACTACCGCGAGCCGGACTACACCAGACCCACCTGCGTGCTGCTGGGCGCTGAGAAGTGGGGGGTGTCGGACGAGACGGCAGACGCCGCCGACCACAACATCGTGATTCCCATGTTCGGCATGGTGCAGAGCCTGAATGTCTCGGTGGCGGCGGCGACCATTCTGTTCGAGGCCCAGCGCCAGCGGCTGGCCGCCGGCATGTACGCCGAGCCGCAGCTCTCGCCCGAAGCGCTGGACCGTCTGGCGTTCGAGTGGGCCTACCCGGAGCTGGTGCCCACCTACCACGAGCGCGGTCAGGGCTATCCGGCCCTCGATCAGCACGGTCAGCTGCCCGCCTGAGCGGCGTCTTGGCCGGGAAGGAGGGACAAACGGCAACAGGCGTGCTTTCTGTTCATTGCGTACGCCCCACCACGGGCAGTCCGGGCAGCTAGACTGGCGTGTTTATGTTCGGACTCGAAATGCCTCCCATTACGCCCGAATTCTGGGCCATCCTCGGCACTCTGATTCTTCTGGAGGGGCTGCTCTCGGCTGACAACGCGCTGGTGCTGGCCGTCATGGTGCGTCACCTCAAGGGCGAAATGCAGCGCAAGGCGCTGGCATACGGGATCGGTGGTGCGGTGGTGCTGCGTATCCTGGGCGTGCTGCTGGCGAGCTTCATCCTGGAATACTGGTGGCTCAGGGCCTTCGGCGCGCTGTACCTGGCCTGGCTGGCGATCAGCCACTTCATCAAGAAGACCCACACCGCCGATGAAGCGGAAGCTTCGGCCAAGGGGCGGGGCTTCTGGCCGACGGTGGTGCTCCTTAACCTGACCGACCTGGCCTTCAGCGTGGACTCGATCCTGGCTGGCGTGGCGCTGATTCCGCGCGGCATGCCCCGCGAGCAGGGCCTGACCATCGTGGTTATGGGCGGCATTGTCGGCCTGATCCTGATGCGAGTTGCGGCCACGGTGTTCCTGAAAGTGCTCAACAAGTACCCGGCCTTCGACGATGTGGCCTACGCCCTGGTGGGCTGGATTGCCGTGAAGCTCGGGATTGAGACCCTGGAAGCCGCCCACGAGGTCTTTCCCGCGGTTCCCACCTTCCACATGCCCACTGTGATGTTCTGGGGCGTCATGGCGGCCATCGCAGTGATCGGATCGTACCTGGCCACCCGCAGGCCGGCCATGACCGACGCGCAAGCTGCGGCCAGGGCAGAAGCCATCGTGCACCACATGGACGAGACGGTCGTGGACGCTGCAGACGGCCGCATCGACGGGCGCTGACCAGACCTGCAGTCCTGGGGCCGCACCTCCGGTGAGGGGGTGCGGCTCTTTTTGTAGTCACCCTTCCAATCAGGCCCAGGGTACGCGGCCACAGGCGCGACTAGACTGACGTTCATGAGTGACCTTCTGGAGACCGTACGTGGCCTGGCCAAAAAGACCGACAGCAAGATTGTGCTGGTTGTTCTGGACGGAATCGGGGGCCTGCCGCTGAGCCCCGGCGGCGAGACCGAGCTGGCCAGCGCGAACACCCCCAACCTGGACGCCCTGGCCCAGCGCTCGGAACTGGGCCAGCTGGAACTGGTGGGCGCCGGGATCACGCCGGGAAGCGGACCGGGGCACCTGAGCCTGTTCGGTTACGACCCGCTGAAATATGTGGTGGGACGCGGGGCCCTGTCGGCCGTGGGCATCGGCGTGAAACTGAGCAGCGGTGATGTGGCGGTGCGCGGCAACTTCGCCACCCTGGACGGGAGCCGCACCGTGCTCGACCGCCGCGCCGGACGTCCCAGTGACGAGAAGAACGCCGAGATCGTCGCGCGGTTGCGGGTGGCCATTCCGGACATTGACGGCACACCGGTCGAGATCTACACCGAGTCCGAGCACCGTTTCGTGGTGGTGTTCCGCGCCGGCGCAGGGGAGCCGCTGGGGGCAGGCATCAGTGATGTGGACCCCCAGGCGACCGGCGTGGCGCCCCTGACTGCCATGGCCCATGACGCCGCCAGTGAAAGGACAGCCGCACTGGTCAACGCCTTCGTGAGCCGCGCCGAGGAAGCCCTGCGCGCCGAGGAACAGGTCAACGGCGTGCTGTTCCGCGGCTACAGTGACGTGCCTCATTTCCCCAGCTTCGACGATGCCTACGGGTTGCGGGCCGCCTGCATCGCCAGCTACCCGATGTACAAGGGCCTGGCCAGCCTGGTCGGTATGGACGTCCTTCCGGTCGAGGGCCAGGAAGACGCCCTGGACGGTAAGCTTGCGGCCCTGCGTGACAACTGGGACCGGTACGACTTTTTCTACTTTCACGTCAAGAAGACCGACTCCACCGGTGAGGACGGCGATTTCAGCGCCAAGGTCAAGAAGATCGAGCTGTTCGACGCCCTGCTTCCGCAGCTGCTGGCCCTGAACCCCGATGTGCTGGCCATTGCAGGGGACCACAGCACGCCCAGCCGGCTGGCCAGCCATTCCTGGCACCCGGTCCCCTTCCTGATTCACAGCGAATACAGCCGCAAGGACGTCACTGCGCGCTACACCGAGGAGGAAGCCCAGAAGGGCAGCCTCGGCCTGCGGCGCGGGACCGATCTGATGCCGCTGCTGATGGCGCATGCGCTCAAACTCAACAAATACGGCGCCTAAAGCTGCGTTAAACATCTTGTGGCACTGTAATAATCGGGGCATGGCGCAGAAAATTACTTTCTGTGCCGTGCCCTCGCCATGTTCTCGATCTGTGCGCAGCTGCGACCTGCGTCTCAAACGTGTTGAAGCCATGCGAAAGCGCTCAGGGTTGGATCAAGGGTTGTTCGCTATGGTCTTTAACCAGTTGCCAGAACTTCAGCAGGCTTGAAGGGTCAGGATGACAGACATGAACAGGACGCCGGCGCCTTGCGGGGCCGGGGTCTGACGTTCACCACCCCATTCGGGCGTCCGCCTGTCGTGCTCCGGCTCACCGGCATCCTGCCGGATTTCAGCCGGCACGCGCAGGGCCCACAAGGAGACTGCTATGGCACGATTGATTCCCCTGTCCGAGATCACCAGCCGCCACGCCGACGTTCTGGGAAATGACTACTATGATCCCACCGGAAGCACCGCGTACGGCATGAATGGCGAGCGCCTTGGAACGGTGCGTGGCGCCCTGGCTGAGCCCGAGACCGGCCGCATCCGTCATCTGATCGTAGACGCCGGAGGCTGGTTCAGCAGCAAGGAAGTGCTGATTCCTGTCGGGATGGCCCGTATCGAAGGCGACGGCGTGTACTTCGACAACCTGTCACGTGATCAGGTCAAGGACATGCGCAGCTACACCACCGGCATGGACTACGACATGGACTCCCAGTACAGCGACGAGCGTGTGCTGCGGGCGACCGACACGTCCTATTCCATGGACGAGAGCACCTACACCCAGGACCGTGGTTTCCGTCAGGACGATGCCCTGTACCGCACTCCTGACCGCCTGCAGCTGCTCGAAGAGCGCCTGGTCGTGAACAAGGACCGCTTCGTGGCAGGCACCGTAGAGATCGGCAAGCACGTGGAAACCATAACGCAGCGCGTGGACGTTCCCCTGCAGCGCGAAGAAGTGGTCATTGAGCGCCACGCTGTGAGCGACGGCCGTCCGGTCGAAGGCGACGTCCGCCTGGGTGCGGGCAGCGAAACCATGCGTGTGGACCTCGAAGCCGAGCGCGCCAACATTGGCAAGCAGGCCTTCGTGACTGAAGAAGTTACGGTCGGCAAGCGTACGGTGACCGAAACGGAAACCCACAGCGCCGAAGTGGGCCGCGAAGTGCTCGATGTCAACCAGAACGGTGACGTGCGCCTCAGCGGCGACATGAACAGCCAGGGCATGAGCGGTGACATGAACAACCGCGACGGTCTGCGCGACGGCACGCTGGTGGACGATGCCAAGCAGATGGGCCGCGACGCTACCAATGGCCTGCGCAACACCCAAGACGACACCGACCGCAAGATCTGACCCCTACCATGGCGCGGGGCGGCCCTTAAACTGGCCTGCCCCGCGTCTGTTCTCAGTTCGCCCGCTTTGAGGAGGTTTCCATGACAGACCGCCGTCCCGAGGACGAGGCCCATGTGGCCACCCGCCTGGTCAGTGATGAGACTGTGCCCCAGGGCATGATCGAGTTGCGTGCCGAGCGTCTGATCGTCAACAAGCAGCGTGAAGTGGCCGGTGCCCTGACGTTTGCCCGCGAAGTCCGGACCGAGACGGTGCAGGTGCCAGTGGAGCTGGTCACCGAGGTTCTGGTGATCGAGCACACCCGTGGCACCCAGGCCGTCATGCTTGACGGTCAGCCCCTGCAGGCTGGGGAGCGCCGTGAAGTGGTGATCTACAGTGAGGAAGCGCTGGTAGACAAGCGCGTGGTGGTCAGCGAGGAAGTCAATATCGCCAAGCGGACCATCACCGAGAGCCGCACCTTCGAGACCACGCTTGCACATGAGGAACTGGTGGTTCAGGAAAGTGGCGACGTGCAGCGCCTCAGTGAGCCCGACCTTCCCACGCAACGGTGAGCTTCTGACCCCATGCGCCCGTTTTTCTGAAGTCTTCAGAAGCGGGCGTTTCAGCTGGGCGTCAGTTTCGGGTCTCATGGTAGGGGTTACTGAACACACATTTTCTCGGTGTGATGGAGGTTTCTGTATGCGCAAGACTCTGCTGATTGCCGCCCTGACCTTTATGCCTGCCCTTCAACTGGGCAGTGCCCAGACGGTCAGCACGAACATCGACGCCCGGGTGCAGTTTCCGCCCGCGATTCAGACGCTGGCCAACGTGGTCAACCTGCTCAGCCAGGGTGTCCGGGTCTCGCTGCTCACGCCTGACCAGCAGCCGGCCGCTACAGTCTCCCCCAGCGGCAGCCTGATCGTGCGCCCGGGCATCACCACCACCGCCACCCAGGTGCAGGTCATGACGCCGATTGCCGGGACCAACGATTTTATCCGCGAGGTGTATCCCCTGGCCCAGCCGGTCAACGTGGCTCAGCCTGTGAGCACCCAGAACATCACCGTGAAGGACAAGGAAGGTCAGAAGGTGGCCCTGACCAGCGTGATGGGCCGGCAGGCAGCCTGGGCCAAGGCGCCGGGACTGCAGAAGAAACCCGGCCAGATGCCGCCCGGCCAGTTCAAGAAGCTGTGCAAGAACAGTCCCAAAGATTCCCGCTGTACCCAGCAGCGCTGAAACAAACCAGTTATTAACGCCCCTGCTCTAGGGGCGTTTTGTTGTGCCCTGTTCCGCCAGCCGGGCAGGGTTTCACCTTGCGCGTTTGGCAGAACCCATGTTGGACGGTCAACCTCAGCTGTACAGTGAACCTGTTTCAGCCATTCCACAGCAGTCCGGAGGTGCCCTGCGCATGAAAACCCCCCTGACGCCCCTTGACCTTGTCCGACGTGGTCTTCACGTCTATGCCGAGCGCACCGCCGTGATTGAGCCGGGCGGCGTGCAGTTCACCTACCGGCAGTGGGGTGAGCGCCTGTTCCGCCTAGCCAGGGCCGTGCAGACGGCAGGCTACGGCGGCCGGAACGTCGCAGTGCTTTCGCCCAATACCCACAGCGGTCTGCTGACCTACAGCGCCGTGCCCTGGGCGGGCAGCGTGCTGGTGCCGCTGAACACCCGCCTGAGCCCACAGGAGTACGAGTTCCAGCTGCGCCACGCGGAGGTGGCGTTGCTGCTGGTAGACGAGTCCCTGCTGGACCGGGTGCAGGAGGTGGCCGCGCGGCTCGGGGTGGAGGTCTGGGTCATGGGAGACGCCCGGGGTGGGGCGCAGGCCTTCGAGGCGCGCCTTCTGGCCCAGGACCCTTCACCGTTTCCGTTGCCGGTGCAGGACGAGGACGACACCATCACCATCAACTTCACGTCCGGCACGACCAGCAGCCCCAAGGGCGTGATGCTCACGCACCGCAACACGCTGCTCAACGCCGTCGAGACGCTGTACTACTTCAAGCTGGACAGTGACAGCGTGTACCTGCACACCCTGCCGGATTTTCATGCCAATGGCTGGGGCGGCGTGTGGAGCCCGTTCGGCGTGGGCGCCACGCACGTGACACTGCCGGCGGTGCGGACCGACG
Encoded proteins:
- a CDS encoding isocitrate lyase/PEP mutase family protein; the protein is MTTTFPGTTDQVRSFRDLHIRGFLLPNAWDAASARIFEQAGFQAVGTTSAGIAYTRGRRDGQTLTRDEMLREVENIVQAVRIPVNADIEAGYGDGPAEVARTVRAFAALGVAGLNLEDATGHPDQPLYALEEQVRRLEAAREAAGTVYLNARTDTFLSGYGCSEAERVEETIRRGRAYLQVGADSIFVPLLTDPAALRAVRGELGGPVTVMAFPGSPSVPELLQAGASRVSLGQGVMLAILGLTARIARELQDGTFETLQENFYGFQEAEALFIR
- a CDS encoding AAA family ATPase → MELVVLMGLPGSGKTTFYRSCFATTHVQVGKDLFPNNRNKARRQQHLLEAALAGGLGVVLDNTNPTMDDRAAPITLAHTYGAAVIGYVFPRDIAGALERNRGREGRARVPDIAIYATAQRWQPPSLDEGFDLLCSVRITLEGHFEISPWNPGG
- the trmH gene encoding tRNA (guanosine(18)-2'-O)-methyltransferase TrmH, with amino-acid sequence MATPERYAKILRVLRHRQPTLTVLMDEVNKPHNLSAIIRTCDAVGVLEAHGVPPKGGPLASFSGHTYEATSGSAHKWVPVHSHPDAVSAVRSLQGQGFQVLATHLSQRSVDYREPDYTRPTCVLLGAEKWGVSDETADAADHNIVIPMFGMVQSLNVSVAAATILFEAQRQRLAAGMYAEPQLSPEALDRLAFEWAYPELVPTYHERGQGYPALDQHGQLPA
- a CDS encoding TerC family protein, producing the protein MFGLEMPPITPEFWAILGTLILLEGLLSADNALVLAVMVRHLKGEMQRKALAYGIGGAVVLRILGVLLASFILEYWWLRAFGALYLAWLAISHFIKKTHTADEAEASAKGRGFWPTVVLLNLTDLAFSVDSILAGVALIPRGMPREQGLTIVVMGGIVGLILMRVAATVFLKVLNKYPAFDDVAYALVGWIAVKLGIETLEAAHEVFPAVPTFHMPTVMFWGVMAAIAVIGSYLATRRPAMTDAQAAARAEAIVHHMDETVVDAADGRIDGR
- a CDS encoding 2,3-bisphosphoglycerate-independent phosphoglycerate mutase encodes the protein MSDLLETVRGLAKKTDSKIVLVVLDGIGGLPLSPGGETELASANTPNLDALAQRSELGQLELVGAGITPGSGPGHLSLFGYDPLKYVVGRGALSAVGIGVKLSSGDVAVRGNFATLDGSRTVLDRRAGRPSDEKNAEIVARLRVAIPDIDGTPVEIYTESEHRFVVVFRAGAGEPLGAGISDVDPQATGVAPLTAMAHDAASERTAALVNAFVSRAEEALRAEEQVNGVLFRGYSDVPHFPSFDDAYGLRAACIASYPMYKGLASLVGMDVLPVEGQEDALDGKLAALRDNWDRYDFFYFHVKKTDSTGEDGDFSAKVKKIELFDALLPQLLALNPDVLAIAGDHSTPSRLASHSWHPVPFLIHSEYSRKDVTARYTEEEAQKGSLGLRRGTDLMPLLMAHALKLNKYGA
- a CDS encoding PRC and DUF2382 domain-containing protein, which translates into the protein MARLIPLSEITSRHADVLGNDYYDPTGSTAYGMNGERLGTVRGALAEPETGRIRHLIVDAGGWFSSKEVLIPVGMARIEGDGVYFDNLSRDQVKDMRSYTTGMDYDMDSQYSDERVLRATDTSYSMDESTYTQDRGFRQDDALYRTPDRLQLLEERLVVNKDRFVAGTVEIGKHVETITQRVDVPLQREEVVIERHAVSDGRPVEGDVRLGAGSETMRVDLEAERANIGKQAFVTEEVTVGKRTVTETETHSAEVGREVLDVNQNGDVRLSGDMNSQGMSGDMNNRDGLRDGTLVDDAKQMGRDATNGLRNTQDDTDRKI
- a CDS encoding YsnF/AvaK domain-containing protein, translated to MTDRRPEDEAHVATRLVSDETVPQGMIELRAERLIVNKQREVAGALTFAREVRTETVQVPVELVTEVLVIEHTRGTQAVMLDGQPLQAGERREVVIYSEEALVDKRVVVSEEVNIAKRTITESRTFETTLAHEELVVQESGDVQRLSEPDLPTQR